In the genome of Paenibacillus sp. GP183, the window ATTCCAGAAGGTCGGCGAATAGATGGAGGTCTTTCCTATATGACGAAAAAGAAAGAAATTATAGTTGCTTATGGCGTTGATGTGGATGCGGTAGCGGGATGGCTTGGATCTTATGGAGGAGAAGATTCCCCGGATGATATAACTCGGGGACTTTTCGCAGGGGAAATTGGAACGCCTCGTTTGCTCAAGCTTTTTGAAAAGTACAATTTAAAAACGACCTGGTTTATCCCTGGCCATTCCATTGAAACTTTTCCCGAGCAAACTAAGATGGTCGTTGAAGGTGGTCATGAAATTGGCATTCACGGCTACTCTCATGAAAATCCCATTGCTATGACCTCGCAGCAAGAAGAAACGGTTCTAATAAAGTGTATTGATTTGATCGAAAAAGTTTCTGGGAGACGTCCAACAGGTTATGTTGCCCCATGGTGGGAGTTTTCGAATATAACCAATGAGCTGCTCTTAAAATATGGGATAAAATACGATCATAGTCTAATGCACAACGATTTCCATCCTTACTATGTCCGCGTCGGCGATAGTTGGACGAATATTGACTATGAACAGTCTGCTGAAGCTTGGATGAAGCCTTTGGTTAGAGGAAAAGAGACACATCTTATTGAGATTCCTGCCAACTGGTATACGGATGATCTCCCGCCCATGATGTTTATTAAAAAATCCCCGAATAGTCATGGCTTCGTGAATCCGCGCGATATTGAACAAATGTGGAAGGATCAGTTTGATTGGGTTTATCGTGAATATGATTATGCGGTGTTTACGATAACCATTCATCCGGATGTCAGCGGCAGGCCGCAAGTGCTTCTCATGCATGAACGCTTGATAGAGTATATCAATAGTCACGAGGGTGTTCGTTGGGCAACTTTTGATGAGATCGCCGATGATTTTGCCCATAGAAGTCCCTTTCAGCCCGAATAATGAAAAAGCAGTTGAATAAATATAAAATATAGCGCAATCACTGAGAAGATGTTCCGGAAAGAGGTAATGTCCTTGGAAAACACGGAGACTAAGACAGTGAAGGAAGAATTGTTGGAAAAAGACCGTAAATATGTCTGGCATCATATGTCCCCGCATAATGACAATCCAACCATATTTGTCTCTGGTGAAGGCAGCTGGATTACGGATGTGGACGGCAAGAGGTATTTGGATGGGATGTCAGGCCTATGGTGTGTAAATGTAGGCCACGGCCGTACGGAAATAGCCGAGAAGGCTTACGAGCAGATGAAGACGCTAGCCTATTCGCTCCCGACACAATCGAACGAACCAGCTATCAGGCTTGCGGAGAAAATCAACGAATGGCTGGACGGCGAGTATCGTATATTTTTCTCCAATTCCGGTTCGGAAGCGAATGAAGTCGCTTTTAAAATCGTCAGGCAGTATTATCACCAGAAAGGTGAATCGACGCGTTATAAGTTCATTTCCAGGCATCGGGCTTATCATGGAAATTCGATGGGGGCACTTGGAGCAACCGGACAAGCAAGCCGAAAGGTAAAATATGAACCGCTGGGTACTGGTTTCGTACATGTACCTCCTCCTTATTGTTACCGCTGTCCCTTTGGGCAAACACTAGGAAGCTGTGCGTTTGAATGCGCCCAAATATATGAGGAGGTCATCAATTGGGAAGGTGCGGAATCGGTTGCGGGTGTCATTCTTGAGCCGGTGATTACCGGTGGAGGCATGATTGTTCCGCCGCCTGAATATCTCTCGATGGTTCGCGACATTTGCGATAAGTACGGAGTCATGCTGATCGTCGATGAAGTGATATGCGGAGCCGGGAGATCCGGACAACGGTTCGGCCATCAAAATTTCGGCGTCAAGCCAGATGTTGTGACAATGGCCAAAGGCTTGACCAGCGCTTATTCGCCGCTATCGGCGACTGCGGTTCGTGCAGAAATGTATGAAAGCTTCAAGGAGAAGGAAGCCACCTCCCATTTCCGGCACATCAACACATTCGCCGGCAATCCGGTATCCTGTGCAGTGGGACTGGAGAATATGAACATTTTGGAGCGTGAGGATTTGGTTCAGCGTTCCGCTTCACTGGGTGAAGGGCTGCGTAAACGGTTTGAGGTTCTATCCGAACATCCGAACATTGGAGAAATTCGTTATTTTGGCTCGGCTTGCGGGATTGAGATGGTAGAAGATAGAGCGACAAAGGTGCCTGCAGCAGCAGAAAAAGTGTTGAGAATCATTCAGCTCTGCAAGCAAAAAGGACTCATAATCGGAAGGAATGGGGATACGGTTCCCGGCTTCGCCAATGTTTTGACGTTAGCGCCTCCTTTTGTCACGACAGACAGTGAGCTTGATTTTATTGCCGAAGTGCTTGGGCAAGCCTTTGCCGAGTTGTAAACAAATCTTGATGACCAAAGCCTGTGACCGTTCCGGGGCCATGGGCCTTTTTTGTTTTCTCAATACATTAAGCGAAAAGGAGCTGACAGATATGAATTCGTTATCTGTTTCTATCAATAGCACACGTTTACAAGAACGCATTCAGACGCTTTCACAGATCGGGCGCATCGGCGAAACGGGTGTTTGCCGCCTTGCGCTCTCCAAGGAAGATTATGAAGGTGTGATGCTGGTCAAATCGTGGATGGAAGAGATTGGTCTTAAGGCTAAATTGGATGATTTCGGCAATTTAATCGGACGATGGGAAGGAAGCCATCCGGAGGCGCCGGTCCTTATGCTCGGTTCCCACATTGATTCTCAGCCTTACGGCGGCAGATTTGACGGTGCTATTGGCGTTCTTGGAGCAATCGAAGCGGTTCAAACCTTGATGGAACAGAAGATAACTCCAGCAATACCCATAGAAGTTATTGCTTTCTGTGATGAGGAGGGAAGCCGATTTAACAAAGGCTTATTCGGTTCAAGAGGCATAATCGGGAAGCTGGAGGAGGGGGAGCTGGAGCGTGCTGATAAAAACGGTATTACCCGCAGGCAAGCACTATTGGATTTCGGATGCGATCCGGAGCGATTCGAAAGCTCTCGCTATCCAGAAGGCGGTATAGCCGCTTACCTTGAACTGCATATTGAGCAAGGTCCCGTTCTTGAAGCAAAAGGTTCGCCAATCGGCATTGTTACCGGCATCTCGGGGCCTTTATGGCTGACTGTAGAAATGACGGGAGTTGCGGGTCATACGGGGTCTGTTCCGATGAATATGCGCCAGGATGCGCTCGTCGGAGCCGCCAAAGTCATCATCGCGCTGAACGAATTAGCCCGAAGCGAGCCGGGCGCTCCCACTGTCGGAACTGTTGGTTCATTGTCGGTTTTCCCTGATTCAATCAACATCATTCCGGAGAAAGTCAGCTTCACGGTTGATCTGCGCGATATCGATTTGAACCGTCGCCATCGTCTGGAGAAGCGGCTAATGAAGGCTTTGGCGGACACATCTGAAGAACATGGCCTCAGCTATACGGTTAGAGAAGATACAAACAGTGAGCCGCGCTACTGCGCCGATTGGATAAAAGAGATTATGAGAGACAAGGCCTCTTCTTTGGGAATACCCGTTCCGGAGCTGATGAGCGGTCCTTTTCACGATGCGCTCGTGATGTCTTACGTGTGCGATTACGGGATGATTTTCGTTCGAAGCCGGGACGGCATCAGTCACAATCCCAAAGAATACTCATCTATAGAGGATATTTCACTAGGAACTGATCTTTTATATCAAACCGTTAGTCAGCTCTTATCCGAAACGCAATGGGAGGGAGCCCATGAGTAACGTTAGCATTGGCTTGATCCAGGCCAAACACGAAGTACATGGCGATGAACCCATTGAGGTGCATAAACAGGCCGCTATAGAAAAGCATCTCAGGCTCGTTCGGGAAGCAGCGAGTAAAGGGGCGCAAATTATCGGCTTGCAGGAAATTTTTTACGGGCCTTATTTCTGCACCGAGCAGAAGACTAAATGGTATGACGCTGCAGAAGAAATTCCTAACGGTCCTACGACCCAGCTGTTTCAGGAGCTCGCTCGCGAGCTCGGTATCGTCATCATCTTGCCTATTTATGAAAAAGAAGGCATCGCCTCATATTACAATACGGCAGCTGTGATCGATGCCGATGGAAGCTATCTCGGGAAATACCGGAAGCATCATATTCCCCAGGTGGCGGCAGGTAATGAAGGCTGTGGATTTTGGGAGAAGTATTATTTCAAACCGGGAAATATGGGGTATCCAGTATTTGACACGGCGTTTGCCAAGGTTGGGGTATACATTTGCTACGATCGGCATTTTCCTGAAGGTGCAAGAGTGCTCGGTCTGGGCGGGGCGGAAATTGTTTTCAATCCGTCGGCGACGGTAGCGGGTACTTCGGAATATTTGTGGAAGCTGGAGCAGCCGGGGCATGCCGTCGCCAACGGATATTATGTTGCTGCGATCAACCGCGTCGGGGTCGAGGCGCCTTGGAATATGGGCGAGTTTTACGGCCAATCGTACCTGGTCAATCCGCGGGGTTCGATTGTGGCGATCGGGAGCCGTGACCAAGATGAAGTCATCCTAGGCAGTATGGATAGTAAGCTCATCCGCGAGGTCCGCGACATCTGGCAGTTTTATCGTGACCGACGGCCTGAGACGTATAAACAGCTCACTGGCTTGTAGTCGTCGATTTGGCAGGATCAACTACAAACGAGGAGGATGAAGATGAGCAGCTCATTTATATCCATCGAAGAAATGAAACGAAATTTTGCTGAAATCAAGCCTGGTCTGAGACCGAAAGAAGCGCAGGAAGAGTCGAATCGCTGCTTATATTGCTACGATGCGCCTTGTATCACTGCTTGTCCTACAGGAATCAACATTCCCTCGTTTATCAAAAGTATTGCCACCGATAATATCAAGGGAGCTGCAAGAACGATCATGGATGCCAATCCGATGGGCGCGAGCTGTTCGCGCGTTTGTCCAACGGTTGAGCTTTGTGAAGGAGCTTGCGTGCTGAACCATGTTTCGAAACCGATCATGATCGGTGATTTGCAGCGGTATGCTACGGATTGGGCAATCCGCAACGAGCAGCTGCTCTTTAAAGCCGGCGCCAGAAACGGCAAAACAGTTGCGGTTATCGGCGGGGGACCAGCAGGTCTATCGGCGGCGCGTGAGCTCGCCAGATTCGGCTTTGAGGTTACAATCTTTGATGCAAAGCCGCTAGCCGGAGGGTTGAATACGTTTGGAATCGTATCGTTCCGACTGCCACAGGAGGTCGCACTTTGGGAAGTGGAACAGGTCAGAAAGCTTGGCGTCGATATTCGTACGGGCGTGAAGATCGGAGAGGATATCTCCGCGCAAGAACTGCTGGAGAAACACGATGCCGTCGTGCTGGCTGTCGGAATGTCCCGCGTGCCAATGCTCGGGATTGAGGGAGAAGAGCTTAACGGAGTTTATGATGCGATTGATCTCGTTGAGTCGACGAAAACCGGCATGACCGGCGAACTGGCCGGAAAACGGGTCGCCATAATCGGGGCAGGGAACACGGCGATAGATGCCGCAACCTGTTCAGTAAGACTTGGCTCGCAAAATGTGAAAATGCTTTACCGGAGAACTCGGGACGAAATGACCGCATATGACTTTGAATACGAGTTTGCCAAGCAGGATGGGGTCGAATTCCGCTGGCTTACCGCGCCGAGACGGATTATCGGCAATGCTGAAGGCCGTGTCATCGGCCTGGAATGCGTACGCATGAGACTTGAGGAATCGACGGCCGGGCGTCCAAAGCCGGTTGCCATTGAAGGCTCCGAGTATACGTTGGAGGTGGAGGCTGTCGTTAAAGCGATCGGGCAAACGCGTCATTTGGATCTGATCGATTCGCTGCAGATTGAGCACCACAGAGGTGTAGTCAAGATAGATTCAGAAACGTTCCAAACCTCGAATCCACAAATTTATGCTGCTGGAGACGTAATATTCGGTGATGGACAAGGTGAAGCGATGGTCGTTTCGGCGGCCCAGCAGGGCAAGCTTGCGGCCTATGCCATCTACAAACAATTGGTTCAGGCAATAAGTGAAACGGCATAAAGATCTATGTTTGATATTATCTAAGTGCAGGGGGAATCCTTATGGCTGACTTGCGCATTAATTTAGCTGGCATCACTGCTCCGAACCCTTTTTGGCTTGCATCAGCACCTCCCACTAATACAGGATATCAAGTACAGCGTGCCTTTGAGGCCGGTTGGGGAGGAGCCGTTTGGAAAACGCTCGGCGACCCGATTATCAATACGTCTTCCCGTTTTGCTGCCATTCATTTTAACGGCCAGCGTGTGGCTGGATTTAACAATATTGAGCTGATCACGGATCGGCCGCTTGAGGTCAATCTGAAAGAAATCTATGAAACCAAAAAACTGTTCCCTCACCATGCCTTGGTTATTTCCCTTATGGTTGAACCCAAACGGGAAAAATGGCATGAAATTGTAAAGAAAGTGGAAGCTGTCGGCGTAGACGGGCTGGAGCTGAATTTCGGCTGTCCGCATGGCATGGCTGAGCGTGGGATGGGCTCGGCCTCCGGTCAGCAGCCGGATTTGGTGGAAGCCCAGACGATGTGGGCCAAAGAGGTAGCGACCACACCGGTCATTGTCAAATTAACGCCTAACATCACGGACATTACCGCAACGGCCAGAGCTGCTGTCAGAGGCGGAGCAGACGCGATTTCGCTGATTAATACGATCAATTCGTTGGCCGGTGTCGATATAGACACTTGGAACACAATCCCGCATGTAGCCGGAAAAGGGGCGCACGGCGGTTACTGCGGTCCTGCCGTGAAACCGATTGCGCTGAACATGGTTGCCGAATGTGCCAGAGATCCGCTTGTGGGCGTTCCAATTTCCGGGATCGGCGGAATATCCAACTGGAAGGATGCTGTCGAGTTTATGTTGATGGGCTCGGCTGGCGTGCAAATTTGTACGGCGGCGATGCACCATGGCTTTCGAATCGTTGAAGAAATGATCTCCGGTTTGAATGATTATCTTGACGAAAAAGGCATAGCGAGTGTGAATGAACTGGTTGGCCGCTCCGTGGAACGATACACCAATTGGGGAGATTTGGATCTGAACTATAAAGTCGTGGCCCGTATCAATACCGATACCTGCATTAACTGCAACAAATGCCATATTGCCTGCGAGGATACGGCGCACCAATGCATAGAGCAGAAAACCGATGCGAACGGAAGGTCTTATCTTGAGGTAAGGGAAGAGGATTGTGTCGGCTGCAACCTCTGTTCGATCGTCTGTCCGGTAGATGGCGTGATCGACATGGTGGAGCTGCCTTCCACGGAAATGCCGCTAACCTGGAACCAGCGACAGCAGGCTCTGGCTAAGCTAGGAGTTAGCACGAATTCCAGCTCGAAAGAGGCTGTGTCATGATGGCCAAGCTCATGGAGAAGGGAGCAGATATGCATGTCTTTTTATAGTGATGTGCTGGAAGAAAAGAACAAACTCGATCACTGTTTGCAACAAGGCTTCGTCATCCATGCAGTAAGAGAAGACTTAAGCGGGGCATGGTTAGAGCTTAAGACTTCCGATGATACTCAAGTCACCCTGCACATCCTTACAGCGGAGGCACGGATTCATCTTTCGAACCAACTGCTGAAGCAAATGCGAAATGCTTAAATCAAGTGTTAGATGGTCGTCTCACAACAGGAATGTTAAAGTTGTTAAGTAAAATTCACATCAAGAAACCAAAAATAGCAAGTTGTCACTCACTTTGGGAAGATCAGTTTGAATAACGCCATGGCAGACTTCCATCTCGATCTTCTTAAATGCTGTTGAACATAACGATAATCGGTCAATGTTACCTTGGCATCGCGAAGCGCGTAGGTAAAATCCTCATCCAGCATCAGCTTGTATTCCCAAACCCTTTTCTCCCAGGAAGGAATTAATCTTTGCATCGTTTCATCCTCCATGCCTGGATGGATATAAGTCTCGGTTACACCCTCCGGAAGATCGTAAATCTTTTCTATCAGCGATAGTTTGAAGCTGCGGTACGTTTCGCCCTCTTCGATGTAATAAGGATGAGAC includes:
- a CDS encoding polysaccharide deacetylase, which codes for MTKKKEIIVAYGVDVDAVAGWLGSYGGEDSPDDITRGLFAGEIGTPRLLKLFEKYNLKTTWFIPGHSIETFPEQTKMVVEGGHEIGIHGYSHENPIAMTSQQEETVLIKCIDLIEKVSGRRPTGYVAPWWEFSNITNELLLKYGIKYDHSLMHNDFHPYYVRVGDSWTNIDYEQSAEAWMKPLVRGKETHLIEIPANWYTDDLPPMMFIKKSPNSHGFVNPRDIEQMWKDQFDWVYREYDYAVFTITIHPDVSGRPQVLLMHERLIEYINSHEGVRWATFDEIADDFAHRSPFQPE
- a CDS encoding aspartate aminotransferase family protein; its protein translation is MSLENTETKTVKEELLEKDRKYVWHHMSPHNDNPTIFVSGEGSWITDVDGKRYLDGMSGLWCVNVGHGRTEIAEKAYEQMKTLAYSLPTQSNEPAIRLAEKINEWLDGEYRIFFSNSGSEANEVAFKIVRQYYHQKGESTRYKFISRHRAYHGNSMGALGATGQASRKVKYEPLGTGFVHVPPPYCYRCPFGQTLGSCAFECAQIYEEVINWEGAESVAGVILEPVITGGGMIVPPPEYLSMVRDICDKYGVMLIVDEVICGAGRSGQRFGHQNFGVKPDVVTMAKGLTSAYSPLSATAVRAEMYESFKEKEATSHFRHINTFAGNPVSCAVGLENMNILEREDLVQRSASLGEGLRKRFEVLSEHPNIGEIRYFGSACGIEMVEDRATKVPAAAEKVLRIIQLCKQKGLIIGRNGDTVPGFANVLTLAPPFVTTDSELDFIAEVLGQAFAEL
- a CDS encoding M20 family metallo-hydrolase: MNSLSVSINSTRLQERIQTLSQIGRIGETGVCRLALSKEDYEGVMLVKSWMEEIGLKAKLDDFGNLIGRWEGSHPEAPVLMLGSHIDSQPYGGRFDGAIGVLGAIEAVQTLMEQKITPAIPIEVIAFCDEEGSRFNKGLFGSRGIIGKLEEGELERADKNGITRRQALLDFGCDPERFESSRYPEGGIAAYLELHIEQGPVLEAKGSPIGIVTGISGPLWLTVEMTGVAGHTGSVPMNMRQDALVGAAKVIIALNELARSEPGAPTVGTVGSLSVFPDSINIIPEKVSFTVDLRDIDLNRRHRLEKRLMKALADTSEEHGLSYTVREDTNSEPRYCADWIKEIMRDKASSLGIPVPELMSGPFHDALVMSYVCDYGMIFVRSRDGISHNPKEYSSIEDISLGTDLLYQTVSQLLSETQWEGAHE
- a CDS encoding nitrilase-related carbon-nitrogen hydrolase — encoded protein: MSNVSIGLIQAKHEVHGDEPIEVHKQAAIEKHLRLVREAASKGAQIIGLQEIFYGPYFCTEQKTKWYDAAEEIPNGPTTQLFQELARELGIVIILPIYEKEGIASYYNTAAVIDADGSYLGKYRKHHIPQVAAGNEGCGFWEKYYFKPGNMGYPVFDTAFAKVGVYICYDRHFPEGARVLGLGGAEIVFNPSATVAGTSEYLWKLEQPGHAVANGYYVAAINRVGVEAPWNMGEFYGQSYLVNPRGSIVAIGSRDQDEVILGSMDSKLIREVRDIWQFYRDRRPETYKQLTGL
- a CDS encoding NAD(P)-dependent oxidoreductase; translated protein: MSSSFISIEEMKRNFAEIKPGLRPKEAQEESNRCLYCYDAPCITACPTGINIPSFIKSIATDNIKGAARTIMDANPMGASCSRVCPTVELCEGACVLNHVSKPIMIGDLQRYATDWAIRNEQLLFKAGARNGKTVAVIGGGPAGLSAARELARFGFEVTIFDAKPLAGGLNTFGIVSFRLPQEVALWEVEQVRKLGVDIRTGVKIGEDISAQELLEKHDAVVLAVGMSRVPMLGIEGEELNGVYDAIDLVESTKTGMTGELAGKRVAIIGAGNTAIDAATCSVRLGSQNVKMLYRRTRDEMTAYDFEYEFAKQDGVEFRWLTAPRRIIGNAEGRVIGLECVRMRLEESTAGRPKPVAIEGSEYTLEVEAVVKAIGQTRHLDLIDSLQIEHHRGVVKIDSETFQTSNPQIYAAGDVIFGDGQGEAMVVSAAQQGKLAAYAIYKQLVQAISETA
- the preA gene encoding NAD-dependent dihydropyrimidine dehydrogenase subunit PreA, which translates into the protein MADLRINLAGITAPNPFWLASAPPTNTGYQVQRAFEAGWGGAVWKTLGDPIINTSSRFAAIHFNGQRVAGFNNIELITDRPLEVNLKEIYETKKLFPHHALVISLMVEPKREKWHEIVKKVEAVGVDGLELNFGCPHGMAERGMGSASGQQPDLVEAQTMWAKEVATTPVIVKLTPNITDITATARAAVRGGADAISLINTINSLAGVDIDTWNTIPHVAGKGAHGGYCGPAVKPIALNMVAECARDPLVGVPISGIGGISNWKDAVEFMLMGSAGVQICTAAMHHGFRIVEEMISGLNDYLDEKGIASVNELVGRSVERYTNWGDLDLNYKVVARINTDTCINCNKCHIACEDTAHQCIEQKTDANGRSYLEVREEDCVGCNLCSIVCPVDGVIDMVELPSTEMPLTWNQRQQALAKLGVSTNSSSKEAVS